A genomic stretch from Brevinematia bacterium includes:
- a CDS encoding phage portal protein, with protein sequence GEETLKRLEAAIRRELENNKRINFLISPVAMDVKEIRTEMQNLVEIQKQNAVMILSVLRVPPIVLGFGDSGNYVNRKEQLKAFYENAVFPIANAIEQAFRKHNMEIRFKRENVEVLQESLSDKVNTLNALILAGYPLSQAAEMLGLPKPYRVEKPEEKKMVNIMEKYIPMDIYHRGVNIKQKFYAKQVKLSERVRQKILNIITTNRNIFLDSYYHDVIQAVKDNNLPLLDVLLDNFLSFINPKMEIAAKDLFLEILEDYSEVAKIQLQGDILRYTMVDVVSVRHAKKITRVNETVKNQIREVVVNGLQEGKPTIEIGEDIKKVFQAQRNRLNTIARTETTSILNDFVLEEAKMRDFTHKIWLTAHDEAVRHTHQAQDYLRIGIEEVFPNGLSYPGDINGKPEEVINCRCTLLFE encoded by the coding sequence TAGGAGAGGAAACACTTAAAAGACTAGAAGCTGCTATAAGAAGAGAACTAGAAAATAATAAAAGAATAAACTTTTTAATAAGTCCCGTTGCTATGGATGTAAAGGAAATAAGAACGGAGATGCAGAACTTGGTAGAAATACAGAAACAGAACGCTGTAATGATTTTATCCGTTTTACGTGTCCCTCCGATAGTGTTAGGATTTGGGGATAGTGGAAATTATGTTAACCGAAAGGAACAGTTAAAAGCCTTCTATGAAAACGCTGTGTTCCCAATAGCAAATGCGATAGAACAGGCATTCAGGAAGCATAATATGGAAATAAGGTTTAAGCGAGAAAATGTGGAAGTTTTACAGGAAAGCCTTTCAGACAAGGTAAATACCCTGAACGCCCTAATACTAGCAGGATATCCTCTATCCCAAGCCGCAGAGATGCTAGGACTTCCAAAGCCATATAGAGTGGAAAAACCAGAGGAAAAGAAAATGGTTAATATAATGGAAAAGTATATACCTATGGATATATACCACAGAGGAGTTAATATAAAGCAGAAGTTTTATGCAAAACAGGTAAAGCTATCGGAAAGAGTTAGACAGAAGATACTGAATATAATAACCACTAACAGGAATATATTTTTAGATAGTTATTACCATGATGTTATACAGGCTGTAAAGGATAATAACTTACCACTCTTGGACGTGCTTTTAGATAACTTCCTATCCTTCATAAACCCTAAAATGGAGATAGCAGCTAAAGACCTATTCCTAGAAATACTAGAAGACTACTCCGAGGTTGCTAAAATACAGCTACAGGGAGATATACTACGATACACGATGGTAGATGTAGTTTCGGTTAGGCACGCAAAAAAGATAACGAGAGTAAATGAAACGGTAAAGAACCAGATAAGAGAGGTAGTGGTAAATGGACTACAGGAAGGGAAGCCTACCATAGAGATTGGGGAGGATATAAAAAAGGTATTTCAGGCACAGAGGAATAGATTAAATACCATAGCGAGGACAGAAACGACTAGTATTCTAAACGACTTTGTTCTAGAGGAAGCAAAGATGAGAGATTTTACACACAAGATATGGCTTACCGCACACGATGAGGCTGTTAGACATACACACCAAGCACAAGACTATTTAAGAATTGGTATAGAGGAAGTATTCCCGAATGGTTTATCTTACCCGGGAGATATAAATGGAAAACCTGAGGAAGTTATAAACTGTAGGTGCACCTTGCTTTTTGAGTAA
- a CDS encoding HK97 family phage prohead protease, translating to MKLNRKAYSFALEQIRKGNWKQSQDWEPPTPEQENRYIEENGIEKYALWHLGIREDTNPETKQHYAYPFTDDFKKVNRKGLIAIRQRAGQQGHDDIFNAAGRLLEEIDGDEEKKIVAYRNKELEEGEEVYTFVVTKEVEDRVGDVVVVSGGRFENYLKNPIVLFNHQKDALPIGKAESIYIKGDMLVANIRFSNDFFAQRVKNLVDEGILNATSIGFIPLKQEPKPNGGVKILEWELLEISIVNIPANPYALLQKYLLEGSIWKNEIVYNTPNQKLLGEVVLEKIREIKQKLK from the coding sequence ATGAAACTTAACCGAAAAGCATATAGCTTTGCTTTGGAACAGATAAGAAAAGGAAACTGGAAGCAAAGCCAAGATTGGGAGCCACCAACACCAGAGCAGGAGAATAGATACATAGAGGAGAATGGGATAGAAAAGTATGCACTATGGCATTTAGGCATAAGGGAAGACACTAACCCAGAAACGAAACAGCACTATGCTTATCCTTTTACCGATGACTTTAAGAAAGTTAATAGAAAAGGGCTTATAGCGATAAGACAAAGGGCGGGACAGCAGGGGCATGATGATATATTCAATGCGGCAGGAAGACTACTGGAAGAGATAGATGGAGATGAAGAAAAGAAGATAGTAGCGTATAGAAATAAGGAACTAGAAGAAGGGGAAGAGGTATATACTTTCGTGGTAACTAAGGAAGTAGAGGATAGAGTAGGAGATGTAGTAGTAGTATCTGGTGGCAGGTTCGAGAACTACCTAAAAAATCCCATAGTGCTATTTAACCATCAGAAAGATGCACTTCCTATAGGAAAAGCGGAGAGTATATACATAAAGGGGGACATGCTTGTAGCGAACATAAGGTTTAGTAATGACTTTTTCGCACAGAGGGTTAAAAATTTAGTGGACGAAGGAATACTAAACGCAACTTCCATAGGATTCATACCTCTTAAGCAAGAACCAAAACCTAATGGAGGAGTTAAAATACTTGAATGGGAGCTACTAGAGATTAGTATAGTAAATATCCCTGCAAACCCGTATGCGTTGCTTCAGAAGTATTTACTAGAGGGGAGTATATGGAAAAATGAAATCGTTTATAATACACCAAACCAGAAGCTACTCGGTGAAGTAGTTCTGGAGAAGATAAGAGAAATAAAACAAAAACTAAAATAA
- a CDS encoding phage major capsid protein — protein MELEEKVLKEIEELNKMLENKFLTKDVLQGIATKEELEAIREEINKVRLIHQHRDTKDAKKEIHNFITKTIGTGSTNANYTIPTPAMDEVMTLANIYGIARRLSRLIQLEKMDIRVPVEGGVTAYWTAEGSAITMTNANNVFGTGVSISLRKLAGYTEVTKEFLKATNVSIVDYLLFLFTKEITKEEDRIFLRGNTGAGDPFNGIEYTTPTTTIVLPTGSTTWNAVQIDHLISLGGAVDPSVNESTDAVYIMHPQLYYQHILQRKGTDNQYQIASYMELKDRTLLGKRIILSNQMPPNSAGRVAVIYGDFKKANIFAVGTELEMQISDQFQFQRDVIAIKLTEMVSPVNLVLRNAYSWVRLSTT, from the coding sequence ATGGAACTTGAGGAAAAGGTGCTTAAAGAAATAGAAGAGTTAAATAAGATGCTTGAAAATAAGTTTCTAACTAAAGATGTGCTTCAGGGTATAGCTACGAAGGAGGAGCTGGAGGCGATAAGAGAGGAGATAAATAAGGTAAGGCTTATACACCAGCATAGGGACACGAAGGATGCTAAGAAGGAAATACATAACTTTATAACCAAAACCATAGGAACTGGGTCTACAAACGCAAACTATACCATTCCTACACCTGCCATGGATGAGGTAATGACTCTTGCTAATATATATGGCATAGCAAGAAGGCTATCTAGGTTGATACAGCTGGAGAAGATGGATATAAGGGTTCCTGTAGAGGGAGGAGTAACTGCATACTGGACAGCGGAAGGTAGTGCTATAACAATGACGAACGCGAATAACGTATTTGGGACTGGCGTTAGCATATCCCTAAGGAAACTAGCGGGGTATACAGAGGTTACTAAGGAATTCCTAAAAGCTACGAACGTTAGTATAGTTGATTACCTACTATTCCTTTTCACAAAGGAAATTACCAAAGAAGAAGATAGGATATTCCTTAGAGGTAATACTGGTGCTGGTGACCCATTTAATGGCATAGAATACACAACTCCTACTACTACTATAGTTCTCCCAACAGGTAGCACCACTTGGAATGCGGTTCAGATAGACCACTTAATATCTCTGGGTGGAGCTGTAGACCCAAGTGTAAATGAAAGCACTGATGCTGTGTATATAATGCATCCACAGCTTTATTACCAGCATATACTACAGAGAAAGGGGACTGATAACCAGTATCAGATTGCCTCCTACATGGAGCTTAAGGATAGAACTCTTTTAGGTAAAAGGATAATCCTCTCTAACCAGATGCCTCCAAACTCAGCAGGTAGAGTTGCGGTTATATATGGGGACTTTAAGAAGGCGAATATTTTCGCAGTTGGGACTGAGCTAGAGATGCAGATAAGCGACCAGTTCCAGTTCCAGAGGGATGTTATAGCAATAAAGCTTACGGAAATGGTATCTCCAGTTAATTTGGTCCTCAGAAATGCCTACTCTTGGGTTAGACTATCCACCACATAA